A portion of the candidate division KSB1 bacterium genome contains these proteins:
- the tnpA gene encoding IS200/IS605 family transposase: protein MQRSIVEECSVEMQCSIVVQCRIEAQRIIVELHSKSEPHNSWCGRECQLLILTQGGGMAIHSKVRIYVHLIWGTYERQRILTPELRLKIFRHLVERAKELDIIIVKMNIQPDHVHILFILPSNKTLAEIVQNLKGECSNWINECNLIQGKFAWQRGYGAFSVSASQLMRVENYIKNQDAHHRRKSFQEEYKGWAVRYGVWDEEDG from the coding sequence ATGCAGCGCAGCATCGTGGAGGAGTGCAGCGTCGAGATGCAGTGCAGCATCGTGGTGCAGTGCCGCATCGAGGCGCAGCGCATCATCGTGGAGCTGCATAGCAAGTCAGAGCCCCATAACTCATGGTGCGGTCGAGAGTGTCAACTGCTAATCCTAACTCAGGGAGGAGGCATGGCCATCCACTCCAAAGTCAGAATATACGTGCATCTGATCTGGGGAACGTATGAGCGCCAGCGGATCTTAACTCCAGAGTTGCGGTTGAAGATATTTCGCCATCTGGTGGAGCGAGCGAAAGAATTGGACATCATTATCGTCAAGATGAACATTCAGCCCGACCACGTTCATATTTTGTTCATCCTGCCGTCCAACAAGACGCTTGCGGAAATTGTGCAGAATCTAAAGGGGGAATGTTCGAACTGGATCAACGAATGCAATTTGATCCAGGGAAAATTTGCCTGGCAGCGGGGCTATGGCGCATTCTCTGTCAGCGCTTCCCAGCTTATGAGGGTGGAGAATTATATCAAGAATCAAGATGCGCATCATCGGCGGAAGTCGTTTCAGGAAGAATATAAGGGGTGGGCGGTTCGATATGGGGTGTGGGATGAGGAGGATGGGTAG